The DNA region AGGACGATCACCGAATGCCCGCGCTCTCGGAGTTCGTACGCCGTCGAGAGGCCGGTGATTCCGGCACCGACGATACAGACGTCGGCCGTCGCGTTACCCTCGAGCGCCGGGTAGGTCGCATCGGGGGTCGTCGTGAGCCACGGGGAGGTCGGTTCGCCGGGGAGCGTCTCGTCGTCGTGGAAGGGTGGGGGCTCGACCATCGTCTCGCCTCGCTACTCGTCGTCGAGGGAGAAAAAACGGTCGTGCGCTATAGTGAGACGACTCAGTCGAAAAGACGATTACTCGAGCAGGTCCGGCAACTGGTCGACCGACTCGAGGACCGCGGCGGCCCCTTCAGCGTCGTACTTCCGGCGGCCCTCCTCGCCGGTCAGTCCGCCGGTGAGGACGCCGACACCGTGGTACTCGCGGCTGGAGTCCGAATCAGCCTCGTCGGCGTTCGTCGCGGTTCGAATATCGTCGAGCGTATCGCCCACGAAAACGACCGAGTCCGCCTGGAAGCGGTCGGTGAGGGTCGTCAGGGCCCGCGGGTGCGGTTTGCCCTCCTCCCAGTCGTCCATCGTGAACCGGTGCTCGGCCGGGACGTCGAGCCCCGCCCGCTCGAGGGCGATCTCGGCTTCGGCGGCCGGCCTGCCGGTGACGATTCCCACGTCGTAGCGCTCGGTGAGGTGCTCGCGGGTCTCCTCGGCGAGCAACAGCGGCTCGTCGTGGATGAACCCGCGGGTCTCAAGGTCCGGATCCGGTTCGCCGCCCTCGAGTCCGCGGTAGAGGTCGCTTCCGAGGTAGAGCTGTTGAAAGACGTCCCGAAGCCGCTCGCGATCCCATCGTTGCTTGATTCGCTCGGTGGCTCGAGCGCCGCACTCCTCGCGGACGACGGATTCGGTGGCCTCGAGACCGCCGCCCGCGTCGGCGATGGCGTCGGTGAACTCCTCGATCGACCGCTGGAAGCCCTCGCCGGTGGCCAGCAGGTAGAGCGCAGCGGCATAGGTGAGTTCCCAGTCGTTGTTGAAGCCGCCCGCGTCTTTGAACAGCTGAATGTCGGCTTTCTCGATGGTCCGACCGTAGACGTGATCGATGGATTCGACGATGGCCCGCCGGTAGGAGTCGGCGACGTCGACGATCACTCCGTCGATGTCGAGGACGACGGCGTCTGCGTGCATGGCTGATTTCTGGGCGGCCTGCCGTATGGACGTATCGACTTTCGACGGTGCGCGCCGGCGGCGTTCGACGTCGCGTCCTGGCGGCGCTCGAGCGCACACGCGTTCGCCGACGTCGCTTCCCTCGGCCCAGAGACGACACTTTAAACCCGAGCACGGCCCAACGGACGGCAATGAACGTCGAGGACCTCTCGGGACTGCCCCCCGGCGCCCGCGAACACTTTCGCGAGGAGGGGATCGAGGAATTGTACCCGCCCCAGGCCGCCGCCGTCGAGGCGGGCATCCTCGAGGGCGACAGTCTCGTCGCCGCGGTGCCGACCGCAAGCGGGAAGACGATGATCGCCGCCCTCTCGATGCTATCGGCGATCGAACGCGGCGGGAAGGCGCTGTACATCGTCCCGCTCCGGGCGCTCGCGAGCGAGAAGAAGGCCGAGTTCGATGCGTTCGAACGGTTCGGCGTGACGACGGGCGTCACCACGGGCAACTACGAGTCCACGAGCGACTGGCTCGCCACGAAGGACCTGATCGTCGCCACGAGCGAGAAGGTCGACTCGCTCGTCCGCAACGGCGCCGACTGGCTCTCGGAGCTGACCTGCGTCGTGAGCGACGAGGTACACCTGATCGACGACCGCAATCGGGGGCCGACGCTCGAAGTGACGCTGGCCAAACTGCGGCAACTCAACCCGGCCCTGCAGGTGGTCGCGCTCTCGGCGACGGTCGGCAACGCCGACGAGATCGCGGGCTGGCTCGGCGCCGAACTGGTCGACAGCGACTGGCGACCGATCGATCTCCAAATGGGGGTTCATTACGGCAACGCCCTCCACTTCGACGACGGGACGACCCGCGAGGTGCCCGTCGAGGGCTCGGAGAAGCAAGAGGAAGCCCTCGTCAGGGACATCCTCGAGGAGGGCGGCTCCTCGCTCGTGTTCGTCAACTCGCGGCGGAACGCGGAGGCGGCGGCCCGCCGGTTAGCGCGGACCAGCGGCCCGCAACTCACGCCCGAAGAGCGAGGACGACTCGCCGATCTGGCGACCGAAGTTCGGGACGTGAGCGACACCGAGACGAGCGACGACCTCGCGACCTGCGTCGAGCAGGGGTCGGCGTTTCACCACGCCGGCCTGGCGAGCGAGCACCGGACGCTGGTCGAGGACGCCTTCCGCGACCGCCTGCTGAAAGTGATTTCGGCGACCCCGACCCTCGCCGCCGGCGTCAACACGCCCGCTCGCCGCGTCGTCGTTCGCGACTGGCGGCGCTTCGACGCCACCGCCGGTGGAATGGCGCCCCTGAACGTCCTCGAGGTCCACCAGATGATGGGACGGGCCGGTCGTCCAGGACTGGATCCCTACGGCGAAGCCGTCCTGCTCGCGAAGAACCACGACGAGATGGACGACCTCTTCGAGGGCTACGTCTGGGCCGAGCCCGAGGACGTCCGCTCGAAGCTCGCCGCCGAACCCGCCCTCCGAACACACGTGCTGGCCACGGTCGCCTCCGGGTTCGCCACCACGCGCGAGGGGCTACTCTCGTTTCTCTCGGATACGCTTTACGCCAGCCAGTCGGGCGAGGCCGGCCGCCTCGAGACCGTCACCGACGACGTATTGGGCTATCTCGAGCGGAACGACTTCATCGAACGAGAGGGCGGGAACGGGAACGGGAGCGAAACAGAACCCGTCGACGAGGGCGCGTTCGTCTCCGCGGCCGATCTCGCCGAGCCGGACTCGAGCGACGAGGCGGTCACGCTCCGGGCGACGAGCCTCGGCCACACCGTCTCGCGGCTCTACCTCGACCCGATGAGCGCCGCCGAAATCGTCCACGGGCTCGAGTCCGCCGACGAACGACCCACGCCCCTCGGCCTGTACCAGTTGATCGCCCGCACACCGGACATGTACGAACTCTACCTCCGGTCGGGCGAGGACGAGAAGTTCGGCGAACTGTTCTACGAACGCGAGGCCGAGTTGCTCGGCGACGCCCCGAGCGAGTACGAGGACGCCCGCTTCGAGGACTGGCTCGCCGCCCTCAAGACCGGAAAGCTGCTCGAGGACTGGGCCGAAGAGGACGACGAGGATCGGCTCACCGACCGGTACAAGATCGGACCCGGTGACCTTCGCGGGAAGGTCGACACGGCCGAGTGGCTCCTGGGCGCGGCCGAATCGCTGGCCGGCGAAATCGGCAGCGAGTGGACGGTCGCGGTACGGGAGGCCCGCGCCCGCGTCGAACACGGCGTCCGCGAGGACCTGCTCGAGTTGGTCGGGATCCGCGGCGTCGGTCGCAAACGGGCGCGACAGCTGTACGCCGCGGGGCTCGAGACGCCCGCGGATCTCCGGGCGGCGGACAAGGGCATCGTGCTCGGCGCACTCAGAGGGGAGAAGACCGCAGAGACGATACTCGAGAACGCCGGTCGCGAGGATCCATCGATGGACGGCGTCGAGCCGCGAGCGCCGGACGGGTCGCTCCGAAGTGGCGGCAGTGGCGGTGGCACCAGCGAGGCCATCGAGTCCGCCGGCAGCAATGCAGAAGACGATGACGACGAAACGCAGGCCTCGCTGGGTGATTTCTGATGGAACTCCTCGAGGGCCGACTCCGCGTGGACGACCTCGACTCGTTCATCGCGGACCTCGGCGAAATCGGCGAGACACACGACGTGACGATCCAGGCGTTCGACGCCCGGTACGTCGCGGGTCGACGCCACCTCGAGCGAGCCGTCGCCCTCGCGGATCGGGCCACCGAGCGCGGCGAGAACGTCGCTCGCGACCGGGCCGTCGAGATTTTGCTGTACGCCGCCGGACGCCGCCAGATCGATCGCGCTCTCGAGATGGGCGTCGACGAGGGGGAATCAGACGTGATCGTGCTGATCGACGGGCAAGGCGACGAACGTGCGGCCCGCACCGACCTCGAGGATAGATTTGGTCTCGAGTCCGTGTCGGCGCTCGAGACGGTGGAGGAGGTCGTAGACGTGGACGTAGACACAGACGTAGGCGAAGACGTAAACGTAGATCGGGACCTGGACACCGTGCGTTCGTTCTTCGAAATCAGCGACGTCGAGCGGGTGGCGACGACGGCGAGCCTCGAGGACCTCGTGTGCGAGCGGGTGGCGTTGCTCGAGGTCGAGAAGTAGTTTGGACGACGGCGGCAAACGGATCAGACGACGGCGTAAAGCACCGCACCAGCGAGCGCACCCGAGACTGTCGCGAGGAAGTTCACGCTCTGGTTGCCGAGGAGGTCACCCTCGAGGGTCGCCCCCAGAATGCTGTCGGCGGTCATCCCCAGGAAGCCGGCGACGCCGATGACGAGCGCCCCCGTGAGTCCGACGCCGGGATACGCCACGTAGCTCACGCCTGCAACCGCGGCCGCACCGACGACGCCGGCGAGTTCGCCCTGCCAGGTGACGCCACCGTCGGTTCCCGGTTCGACGCGCTCGAACGTCGTGATCAGTCGCGGGGAATCGAAGACGCTCCCAATTTCACTCGAGAGCGTGTCGCTGAGCGCGGTCGCGATCGATCCGGCGAACGCGAACAGAAAGAGGTCGGGATCAACGGTGAGCAGGCCGGCCTCGCTGGCAGCGAACCCGACGACGGCGACGAGCGCGGCCGCGGTGTTGCCGATCACGTTCGAACTCCCGCGTGCGCCGTCGTTTTCCTCGGCGACGCCACGGTCGGTCTTTTGCTCGTATCGAAACCGCGTCGAGAGGCTTCCCACGCCGAAGAACGTGATGAGGACGGCGAACCAGCCGTAGTCGCCGAGAACGATGGTCAAGAGCGCGAGCAAGATACCGGTGAGCATTCCGGCGATAGAGGCCGCACCCAGTGCGTACGAGACGTAGCCGATTGCGATCGTGATCGCGATTGCGATGACGATCCCGGCGACGTCGACGCTCGGCTCGAGTTCGTACAGGAGCCACAGCGAGAGGCCGACGGTGAGCAGGACGATCGGGTCGTCGTAGCTGATGAGCACGTCACGGAGCAACGCCGCGAGGAACGTGCCGCTCACGGCCAGAAACACGACCACCGGGAACGCGCTCTCGAGTGGGGCATCGGTGGCCAGCCGAGCGCCGAGCTGTCCGGCGATGGCGGCGACCGAGCCGACAGCTCCGAACGCGATCGTCTGGAGGATGTCGGCGTCGGTTCGCGTTCGGACGAACGTCTCCGCCAGGCTGCCGTATCCTACGAGGAAGACGACGCCGACGAAAATCGAGAGCGGGAGCGACCAGTTGACGGCGAGCAGACCGAGCGTCGTCGCGGCGAGAACGAACGTGAGGAGCCCGAACAGGTGTCCCTCGGCGTAGTCGTCCGGAAACGCGAAGAGATCGAAGACGGGGCCGTCGGTGACGGCGACGGCCACCAGCGCGAGGACGAGGGCGATCGGGGCCGACAGCTCCGGGCCGAAAATCGGAACGGCCAGCGAGAGCGTACAGAGTGCGGCGAAGGCTCCTGCCCGTCGAACCGGTGTCGTCACGGTGTCGATTCCTTTCTGTGGGGGGTACTTGAAGGTTCGTCAACTGCCCCGGGCGTGTCGAGGCGACGCATTCGGTCGCTCGAGTGCTCAGGCGGCCCAGATCGATCGGTTGGCCGATTCGAAAATCGTCCCACTCTCGCTACCTATCGTCCCACTTCTGTCCTCCTATTTCCCTGCTATAGCCCTACTGCTAACCCGCGCACTGTACGGGTCCACACCGTAATCGGTATCTGCCGGCCGGGAATACGAGACGTCGTGGGCCTGTACGAACGGTATCTCGCCGCACGGATCCGTCACCACGAGGGGGAGCCGCCGGCTCATGTCGCGCTCGTGATCACCGAACGAGACCTCCTCGAGCGCGGTGCCTACGAGACGCTCGCGGAGTTCTTCACCTGGGCCTTCGAGTACGCCGAGCGCGTCACCGTCTACGTGAGCGTGCTCGACCCGGCGGCCGTGCCGACGTTGCGACGCGAACTCGAGGAAATCGACGCTCCTCGAGCGGTGGCCGTCCGGGGACCGGACGACCGACAATCGGCGGATACGCCCATCCAGATCGGAATCGGACTCGGCGGAAAACACGAATTTACGAGTGCGGTCCGGACGCTCGCAGAGCACGTCGAAGCGGGAGACCTCGAGCCGGCGATGATCGACGACGACGACGTCGAAGCACACCTGATCTTCCCGGACGAACCCGACCTCGTGATCAAGACCGGTGCCGAGCGGCTCTCGGACTTCATGATCTGGCAGTCGGTCTACTCCGAACTGTACTTCACCGACGTCAACTGGCGTAACGTTCGAAAGCGGGATTTTCTCCGGGCGGTCCGGGAGTTCTGTAATCGCTCGAGGCGGTTCGGGCGGTGATCGGCCAGCACGGGTCGATCCGTGTCCGCGACGGGGCCGGACGGTGTTCTCGAGGGGCGACACGCGATCGTCTCCACGGGAACGGGCGGGACGGTGGCGCGAATACCTCGTTCCGGGATGGAGCGGTGTCACTCTCGGATATACCGAAACATTTTGGGACAAGGACAAAGCCCCCTCAGTTCCCAGAATTGAAACAGAGATAGCAAGTCTATCGGAAGGCCCCCTCACGAATATCGAGCACCCCCGTAGGACGCCGTGAGTGGGCCGGGGAAGCGTGTATCCGAATCAGGTTGGCGGTGCAACCAATCCTTGACGAGCGGAGAACGGATATAAGAGCACAATCACGACAAGACGCGTGCTGTCTGGACAAATGGCAAGAAAACGTAACGGTACCGTGTTTCGGTCGAGTCGTCCACCGAACGATGGGCGACGTAATCCAGCGACGGCCGTGTACCGTGGGAGAAGCAGACGATCACGACCGATCGCGATGGCCATCGACGAAACCAACGGAACCGATAACCGATGGTCGGTCAGAGGCAACGACGAGGGGCATACGGCACCTGGTCCCGATCCAGATGTTAAACAGATGATAAACGGTACCTAATACGCGCATGAAATTAGAGGAATTCAAACGAGAGCACATTCGGGAGGGGACGAACGTTCTCGTTCTCTCACCGCTCACCCCCCATGGGACGAAAGCGTTTACGGAGCTGCTTTCGACGACCAACCCATCCAGGACGAACATGGCTGTCGTGACGTACACGCAGCCACCGAGCATGTGGTTGACGGACTGGGAAGCGGCCAGTAACGGTCCACCGAACGAAATCACCTTCATCCACAACGGATCGGAACCTGGCGAGGAGATCAGTACCGACCAGCAGCGACCGGGAACGATAAACACGGTCCGTGCGAGCCCACAGGACCCCATCGACGTCGTCACCCACCTCGGCGACGAACTGAAACGCTGGCAAGACGAGGGCAGGCAGTCGGTCATCTCCGTCCAGACGTTGACGATCCTGCTCGAGTACATCGATTTCGACACGGCATTTCGGTATCTGCACATTCTCATCCACCGCGTGCAGGCTGCTGGAGCGATCGGGTACTACCAGATGGATCCCACGATCCACGACGAGGAAACGATCAACACGCTCTCGGTGCTCTTCGACGTCGTCGCCGAGGTCAGCCAGACCGAAACCGGCGAGGACGAGTGGACACTCGTCGGGAGCAAGTCACGCGCGGACGTCCCTCACGACCACGATCACGGCTCGACGGTGGCGAAGTCGGAGTCGGAATCGGAACTGGACCAGTCGACGCGCGAGCGTACACCCGACGTCGAACGCCACACCGAACCACGACGAGACAGGGACGGGAACGACCACTCGCCGCTCACCGAGTTCAAGACGTGGGTTAGCTCGCTCTGGTCCGGCGACGGAGGCGACGGAAGCGATGGAGGCGACAGCGCCCGGAAGCAACCACACGACCGGACGCTCGACGGAGGCGAAACCGGCCCTGCGACTAACGGGTCGCTCGAGACGGAGACGGACCAGCCACCCCGTGACGCCGAAACCGAGCCGCCAGCACCGTCCCAGAACGGATCGAACGGGACGAGCGAATCGGTCGAACCGTCGGCGGCGCCCGCATCGGACGATCCACTACTGACGGATCAGGAGCAGATCCAGCAGTTGATCGCCCAGTCCGGCGGCCGAATGCGACAGTCGGACCTCGTCGAGGAGACCAGGTGGTCGAGTTCCTCCGTCAGCCGCAAACTCTCGAGCATGGAAGAAGAAGGACTGATCACGCGCGTGCAGGTTGGCCGCGGGAATCTCGTTTTCCTCGCCGGCTACGAACCCGACGCGGCCGTCTCTCCATCCGGCACGTCGAGCGAACGAACGACGCCGCTGAAAGGCGAATAGGTCGTCTGCTGTCGGTCTGACGGTTGCACAGCCGCGCCCGAGATTGCCTGTACGCGCCGGTAACGCTGGATGGGACGGAACGGGACTGGTTGGGATAGCCAAAATTATTAAGCTACGTAAGCAGATACCAAAGAGCGTCAAATACGACACGAGCGACAACATATCTCCTGTATAATACATGGCGACATCAACAAACACTGCAGACGACTCGAATGGGGGGACGGTGCTCATCGTCGACGATGAGCCCGCAATCACCAGTGCGTACGCACGGTGGCTCGAAGGGACGTACGAGGTCAGGACCGCAAACAGCGGCCCAGATGCGCTCGAGAACCTCGACGAGGGGGTCGACGTCGTCCTTCTCGACAGACGCATGCCCGACGTGTCCGGCGACGAACTCCTGGCGACGATCCGAGAGCGCGGCCTGGATTGTCGGGTTGCCATCGTCTCGGCCGTCGAGCCGGACTTCGACATCATCGACATGGGGTTCGACATGTACCTCGAAAAGCCGGTTTCGGAGCCGAGCGAACTCCGGGAAACGGTTTCGAAACTGCTAGACCGGTCGACGTACGACGAACAGATGCAACAGTTCCTCTCGCTCGCCTCGAAAAAGGCGTCGCTCGAGGCGAAAAAGAACGAAGAGGACCTCTCCTCGAACGAGGAGTACCAGGAACTCGCCGATCAGGTCGATTCCCTGCGAACGGACCTTTCGGCCACCGCAACGGAACTGGACGACGAAGATCTCCGTGCGGAGTTCCGCAACCACTGATTCGTTCGTCGTTCGTCGGCCATCGGATCGGCTGGTGCAGGGCTGCGATACCGTGTTCACAGCCTGCGTACTCGATGACGATTCGACCGCCGAACGCCGAACGAGTCAGTTCCCATGAGACCGCTCGAGGATTGATCGACACAGAAACGAAACCCCACTCACCACGACGAAACGAGCGTATCCATGCCACCAGCAGATCGAATCTCGACCGGAATCACCGGTCTCGACACGATTATCGACGGCGGATTGATCCCGAACAGAAGCTACCTGATACGAGGAAACCCCGGAACGGGGAAGACAATGGTCGGCCTGCACTTCCTGCTCGCGGGGGCCGAAAACGGCGAGGACGTCCTCTGTATCAACCTCGAGGAGTCCACGGCGGACATCACACGAAACGCCGAGTCCGTCGGCCTCGAACTGTCCGCAGTCGAATTTCTGGACATGAGCCCGAGTTCGGATCTGTTCCGCGAGTCACAGAACTACAGCATTTTCTCCCCCGACGAGGTGGACCAGGAGTCGTTTGCCGCCGAAGTGACCGCCCGGA from Natronosalvus rutilus includes:
- a CDS encoding TIGR01548 family HAD-type hydrolase — translated: MHADAVVLDIDGVIVDVADSYRRAIVESIDHVYGRTIEKADIQLFKDAGGFNNDWELTYAAALYLLATGEGFQRSIEEFTDAIADAGGGLEATESVVREECGARATERIKQRWDRERLRDVFQQLYLGSDLYRGLEGGEPDPDLETRGFIHDEPLLLAEETREHLTERYDVGIVTGRPAAEAEIALERAGLDVPAEHRFTMDDWEEGKPHPRALTTLTDRFQADSVVFVGDTLDDIRTATNADEADSDSSREYHGVGVLTGGLTGEEGRRKYDAEGAAAVLESVDQLPDLLE
- a CDS encoding ATP-dependent DNA helicase, which codes for MNVEDLSGLPPGAREHFREEGIEELYPPQAAAVEAGILEGDSLVAAVPTASGKTMIAALSMLSAIERGGKALYIVPLRALASEKKAEFDAFERFGVTTGVTTGNYESTSDWLATKDLIVATSEKVDSLVRNGADWLSELTCVVSDEVHLIDDRNRGPTLEVTLAKLRQLNPALQVVALSATVGNADEIAGWLGAELVDSDWRPIDLQMGVHYGNALHFDDGTTREVPVEGSEKQEEALVRDILEEGGSSLVFVNSRRNAEAAARRLARTSGPQLTPEERGRLADLATEVRDVSDTETSDDLATCVEQGSAFHHAGLASEHRTLVEDAFRDRLLKVISATPTLAAGVNTPARRVVVRDWRRFDATAGGMAPLNVLEVHQMMGRAGRPGLDPYGEAVLLAKNHDEMDDLFEGYVWAEPEDVRSKLAAEPALRTHVLATVASGFATTREGLLSFLSDTLYASQSGEAGRLETVTDDVLGYLERNDFIEREGGNGNGSETEPVDEGAFVSAADLAEPDSSDEAVTLRATSLGHTVSRLYLDPMSAAEIVHGLESADERPTPLGLYQLIARTPDMYELYLRSGEDEKFGELFYEREAELLGDAPSEYEDARFEDWLAALKTGKLLEDWAEEDDEDRLTDRYKIGPGDLRGKVDTAEWLLGAAESLAGEIGSEWTVAVREARARVEHGVREDLLELVGIRGVGRKRARQLYAAGLETPADLRAADKGIVLGALRGEKTAETILENAGREDPSMDGVEPRAPDGSLRSGGSGGGTSEAIESAGSNAEDDDDETQASLGDF
- the cgi121 gene encoding KEOPS complex subunit Cgi121 — encoded protein: MELLEGRLRVDDLDSFIADLGEIGETHDVTIQAFDARYVAGRRHLERAVALADRATERGENVARDRAVEILLYAAGRRQIDRALEMGVDEGESDVIVLIDGQGDERAARTDLEDRFGLESVSALETVEEVVDVDVDTDVGEDVNVDRDLDTVRSFFEISDVERVATTASLEDLVCERVALLEVEK
- a CDS encoding DUF92 domain-containing protein, coding for MTTPVRRAGAFAALCTLSLAVPIFGPELSAPIALVLALVAVAVTDGPVFDLFAFPDDYAEGHLFGLLTFVLAATTLGLLAVNWSLPLSIFVGVVFLVGYGSLAETFVRTRTDADILQTIAFGAVGSVAAIAGQLGARLATDAPLESAFPVVVFLAVSGTFLAALLRDVLISYDDPIVLLTVGLSLWLLYELEPSVDVAGIVIAIAITIAIGYVSYALGAASIAGMLTGILLALLTIVLGDYGWFAVLITFFGVGSLSTRFRYEQKTDRGVAEENDGARGSSNVIGNTAAALVAVVGFAASEAGLLTVDPDLFLFAFAGSIATALSDTLSSEIGSVFDSPRLITTFERVEPGTDGGVTWQGELAGVVGAAAVAGVSYVAYPGVGLTGALVIGVAGFLGMTADSILGATLEGDLLGNQSVNFLATVSGALAGAVLYAVV
- a CDS encoding undecaprenyl diphosphate synthase family protein — protein: MGLYERYLAARIRHHEGEPPAHVALVITERDLLERGAYETLAEFFTWAFEYAERVTVYVSVLDPAAVPTLRRELEEIDAPRAVAVRGPDDRQSADTPIQIGIGLGGKHEFTSAVRTLAEHVEAGDLEPAMIDDDDVEAHLIFPDEPDLVIKTGAERLSDFMIWQSVYSELYFTDVNWRNVRKRDFLRAVREFCNRSRRFGR
- a CDS encoding helix-turn-helix transcriptional regulator, which encodes MKLEEFKREHIREGTNVLVLSPLTPHGTKAFTELLSTTNPSRTNMAVVTYTQPPSMWLTDWEAASNGPPNEITFIHNGSEPGEEISTDQQRPGTINTVRASPQDPIDVVTHLGDELKRWQDEGRQSVISVQTLTILLEYIDFDTAFRYLHILIHRVQAAGAIGYYQMDPTIHDEETINTLSVLFDVVAEVSQTETGEDEWTLVGSKSRADVPHDHDHGSTVAKSESESELDQSTRERTPDVERHTEPRRDRDGNDHSPLTEFKTWVSSLWSGDGGDGSDGGDSARKQPHDRTLDGGETGPATNGSLETETDQPPRDAETEPPAPSQNGSNGTSESVEPSAAPASDDPLLTDQEQIQQLIAQSGGRMRQSDLVEETRWSSSSVSRKLSSMEEEGLITRVQVGRGNLVFLAGYEPDAAVSPSGTSSERTTPLKGE
- a CDS encoding response regulator transcription factor; this translates as MATSTNTADDSNGGTVLIVDDEPAITSAYARWLEGTYEVRTANSGPDALENLDEGVDVVLLDRRMPDVSGDELLATIRERGLDCRVAIVSAVEPDFDIIDMGFDMYLEKPVSEPSELRETVSKLLDRSTYDEQMQQFLSLASKKASLEAKKNEEDLSSNEEYQELADQVDSLRTDLSATATELDDEDLRAEFRNH